Proteins from a single region of Desulfobacter postgatei 2ac9:
- the csm5 gene encoding type III-A CRISPR-associated RAMP protein Csm5: MKTTYKCVIIVNSPLHIGCDEVYQPMGFVLDEEQKTLIAFDPVSFISSLSRADKDTLSSLCRLGDLPSILRIYKFFQGRKAEGRRVRVAQAFIDHYRSTLKIPENKIQQELNKFVVERTAFRTADNRPFIPGSSIKGALRTGYLNHVCGGKNMRARDAEALEKKLLDYQSIEQDPFGHVKVSDFQPAGDVKTRIVYAVNKKKKVSDKEARGPYQILEVIEPGSTFTGEITVGRPDSKSPVRQPVQLKTLLSGTHDFYAGEHKRENRELRSVGIPAQDFIQPDTLLMRMGRHCGAEFVTIAGNRNIMIKKGPKKDQKDYLDHATTLWLASPARKDENVKGLHPFGWTGISRLDADLETRLAERENAYTVLKVQEEKKQLAEAQLQVQKATEAQKALEEKAAREAAEAAEKEKKQKALEAMSPQEQELAQIFDENPVNENKVVGLYNRLDEMEDDFKLKCAKKIKAFYISENKWSVNKTKKKQFAKIQHLKTILGES; the protein is encoded by the coding sequence ATGAAAACAACCTATAAATGCGTTATTATAGTTAACTCTCCTTTGCACATCGGTTGTGACGAAGTGTATCAACCTATGGGATTTGTGCTGGACGAGGAACAAAAGACACTGATCGCCTTTGATCCCGTATCATTTATAAGCAGTTTGTCCCGGGCCGACAAGGACACCCTTTCTTCCCTGTGCCGTTTAGGGGATCTTCCTTCAATCCTTCGGATTTATAAGTTTTTCCAGGGCAGGAAAGCCGAGGGGAGAAGAGTCCGCGTGGCCCAGGCCTTTATAGACCATTATCGCAGCACATTAAAGATTCCCGAAAACAAAATCCAACAGGAACTCAACAAATTTGTTGTCGAGCGTACGGCATTTCGAACGGCTGACAACCGGCCTTTCATCCCGGGCTCGTCTATCAAGGGAGCCTTGCGGACAGGATACTTGAATCATGTATGCGGCGGAAAAAATATGCGGGCAAGAGATGCTGAGGCGCTTGAAAAAAAACTGCTGGATTATCAATCCATCGAACAGGATCCTTTTGGGCATGTAAAAGTGTCGGATTTCCAACCTGCCGGAGATGTTAAAACCAGGATCGTATATGCCGTCAACAAGAAAAAAAAGGTATCGGACAAAGAAGCCCGCGGGCCTTATCAGATTCTGGAAGTCATTGAGCCCGGATCCACTTTTACCGGGGAGATAACCGTTGGGCGACCGGACTCTAAAAGCCCTGTCCGGCAGCCGGTTCAGCTCAAAACGCTTTTGTCCGGCACCCACGACTTTTATGCAGGAGAACACAAAAGGGAAAACCGGGAACTTCGCTCAGTGGGTATTCCTGCCCAGGATTTTATTCAACCGGATACCCTGTTGATGCGTATGGGACGTCATTGCGGCGCTGAATTCGTTACCATTGCAGGAAACCGGAATATCATGATTAAAAAAGGTCCTAAAAAAGACCAAAAAGACTACCTTGATCATGCCACAACCCTATGGCTGGCTTCTCCTGCCCGGAAAGATGAAAATGTCAAAGGGCTTCACCCTTTTGGCTGGACCGGTATCTCCCGTCTTGATGCTGACCTTGAAACCAGGTTGGCTGAACGGGAAAACGCCTATACAGTCCTGAAAGTCCAGGAGGAGAAAAAACAGCTGGCTGAAGCGCAGTTACAGGTTCAAAAGGCCACTGAAGCCCAAAAAGCGCTGGAGGAGAAGGCAGCCCGTGAAGCGGCTGAAGCAGCGGAAAAAGAAAAGAAACAAAAAGCGCTGGAAGCCATGTCTCCCCAGGAACAGGAACTGGCTCAAATATTTGATGAGAACCCGGTTAATGAAAATAAGGTAGTGGGGCTGTATAACCGACTTGATGAAATGGAAGACGACTTCAAGCTCAAGTGCGCTAAAAAGATAAAGGCGTTTTATATCAGTGAAAATAAATGGAGCGTGAATAAAACGAAGAAAAAACAATTTGCAAAAATTCAGCATCTCAAAACGATTCTGGGTGAGTCCTGA
- the csm2 gene encoding type III-A CRISPR-associated protein Csm2, with product MDKIEFWKDRGKKIIDPELFSKKAENFALKIAKDNEQSRGVNKRTQLRKFFDEIVSLNMRAKTSPHAWENILPLVHMVTAKAAYAKGRKLISDNFLNFIKESVNQVEEPCDLDVFNSFFESFIGFYRLHGPSK from the coding sequence ATGGATAAAATAGAGTTCTGGAAAGACAGGGGGAAAAAGATCATTGATCCGGAATTGTTTTCAAAAAAAGCGGAGAACTTTGCCCTTAAAATTGCAAAGGATAATGAACAGTCCAGAGGCGTCAACAAAAGGACCCAGTTGAGAAAATTTTTTGATGAAATCGTCAGTCTCAACATGCGGGCCAAAACATCTCCCCACGCGTGGGAAAACATTCTCCCTCTGGTTCATATGGTAACGGCAAAAGCCGCGTATGCCAAAGGGCGCAAACTGATATCAGATAATTTTCTCAATTTTATTAAGGAGTCGGTAAACCAGGTAGAGGAACCTTGTGACCTGGATGTGTTCAACTCTTTTTTTGAATCTTTTATTGGTTTTTACAGACTTCACGGACCCAGTAAATAA
- a CDS encoding magnesium chelatase domain-containing protein — MSPAFNIRSLAFAAEKNTGHFQAMVTDLACVPWCDIGRDDFCTCFENMISHMNDPALKQLFELSLGANFLIASSRPAWIRDFLTENTGFVSMPGHDIGVLEQGKWIKIPILLANDHCAGVVWFIAGLVALKADAVHIPEWAAQMMDARFIDAIDTAEQVVRRCAPDPLNHRFILFPVSQISTEIRFTGGSASLPIALGLKSLLQGTPLSKRFIATGCLDNSGNVRPVAYLDAKLKASRDRGFTCVILPAENHYRINHSNKGIIPVSSMDQAWTMVSLYSEKQENLLFFFSRALQEPASFIDKMDSLPGRWMEKEQVAIKDLLHRIFNDPGLFDRFTRKFYDMVANYALDRCRAIAALAPETLPETWPMASIRWCTANLGLANHLGRVASAEKWELRGQLLLKQVMQLDLNLAADFFNHTLVAAHNRYAFSPDVPDSLTRLLGFMEKRHDMQQEFGCVADPCLERIYGTLVQNSAFCGPRHIGQTEALSRKARLALGENYSQELKPEWVRQYHYLGFARLDAGDVEGARICLTTCLGIRDLNMDVYRCQDLTAWQFFLLCRYLAETVSDYSSALLFTSLVQTALKNFTQHHPWQLIFFNLGRAALLRGDREQALRLMQKSFDICLKTGEGPTIEIMALKPLAFLEKIVPAEQFDAGCYGWEKQLRQAAVHLDTHHFSFFHQRTFKEALDHVRKNHDALFPFSYG; from the coding sequence ATGAGTCCGGCATTTAACATCCGGAGCCTTGCCTTTGCCGCTGAAAAAAATACCGGACATTTTCAGGCCATGGTAACAGATCTCGCCTGTGTGCCATGGTGCGACATTGGGCGCGATGATTTCTGCACCTGCTTTGAAAACATGATCTCCCATATGAATGACCCGGCCCTGAAACAGCTGTTTGAACTCAGCCTGGGGGCAAATTTTTTGATTGCATCTTCCAGGCCGGCATGGATCAGGGACTTTCTGACTGAAAATACGGGGTTTGTATCCATGCCGGGGCACGATATCGGGGTGCTTGAACAGGGGAAATGGATTAAAATCCCGATTCTTCTCGCCAATGACCATTGCGCCGGGGTGGTCTGGTTCATTGCCGGTCTTGTCGCCCTGAAGGCCGATGCCGTCCATATCCCTGAATGGGCGGCCCAGATGATGGATGCCCGGTTCATTGACGCGATAGACACGGCTGAGCAAGTTGTCCGGCGATGCGCCCCTGATCCGTTAAACCACCGGTTTATTCTTTTCCCGGTTTCGCAGATCAGCACAGAGATCCGTTTCACAGGCGGATCAGCATCCCTGCCCATTGCCCTTGGCCTGAAAAGCCTTTTGCAGGGCACGCCGCTTTCAAAACGATTCATTGCCACAGGATGCCTGGACAATTCGGGCAACGTGCGGCCCGTGGCATACCTGGACGCCAAACTCAAGGCATCCCGTGACCGGGGGTTCACATGTGTGATCCTGCCTGCCGAAAATCATTATAGAATAAACCACAGCAATAAAGGGATCATACCGGTATCAAGCATGGATCAGGCATGGACCATGGTATCCCTGTATTCGGAAAAACAGGAAAACCTGCTGTTCTTCTTTTCCCGGGCACTGCAGGAGCCCGCATCATTTATTGATAAAATGGACAGCCTGCCCGGCCGCTGGATGGAGAAGGAGCAGGTGGCGATAAAAGACCTTTTACACCGGATTTTCAATGATCCCGGTCTGTTTGACCGGTTTACCCGTAAATTTTACGACATGGTTGCAAACTATGCGCTGGACAGGTGCCGGGCCATTGCCGCCCTTGCACCTGAAACACTGCCCGAAACATGGCCCATGGCATCAATCAGGTGGTGCACAGCCAACCTTGGGCTTGCCAACCACCTTGGCCGGGTGGCGTCGGCAGAAAAATGGGAGCTGCGTGGGCAACTCCTTTTAAAACAGGTGATGCAACTGGATCTCAACCTTGCAGCTGATTTTTTCAACCATACGCTTGTGGCGGCCCATAATCGCTATGCGTTTTCCCCGGACGTGCCGGACAGCCTCACGCGGCTGCTCGGATTCATGGAAAAACGCCATGACATGCAGCAGGAGTTTGGCTGTGTTGCAGATCCCTGCCTGGAACGAATTTACGGCACCCTGGTTCAGAACTCGGCCTTTTGCGGTCCCCGGCATATCGGACAAACAGAAGCCTTATCCCGGAAAGCCAGGCTTGCGCTTGGGGAAAATTATTCACAAGAGCTTAAACCTGAATGGGTGCGCCAATACCATTATCTTGGGTTTGCCCGGCTGGATGCCGGGGATGTTGAAGGCGCACGCATCTGCCTGACAACCTGTCTTGGCATCCGGGATCTGAATATGGACGTTTACCGGTGCCAGGATCTGACCGCCTGGCAGTTTTTTCTGCTCTGCAGATATCTTGCAGAAACCGTCTCGGATTATTCTTCCGCCCTGTTGTTTACTTCTCTGGTTCAAACAGCCTTAAAAAATTTCACCCAACACCATCCATGGCAGCTTATCTTTTTCAACCTTGGCCGGGCGGCCCTTTTGCGCGGGGACAGGGAGCAGGCCCTGCGTCTTATGCAAAAGAGCTTTGATATCTGCCTTAAAACGGGTGAAGGGCCGACCATTGAAATCATGGCGTTAAAACCCCTGGCGTTTCTGGAAAAAATTGTCCCGGCAGAACAGTTTGATGCCGGGTGTTATGGGTGGGAAAAACAGTTACGGCAGGCGGCTGTCCATCTGGATACCCATCATTTTTCATTTTTTCATCAAAGAACGTTTAAAGAGGCCCTTGATCATGTCAGGAAAAACCATGACGCTCTTTTTCCGTTTTCGTATGGATAA
- the cas2 gene encoding CRISPR-associated endonuclease Cas2 — protein MFFLVCFDIVDNRVRYRVVKILKGYGTRVQKSVFECANMTEYKFMKMQSDLEEIIDHGEDTIRYYPLCKHCVGQVEFSGTGNPPNTRAYSVL, from the coding sequence ATGTTTTTCCTGGTCTGCTTTGACATTGTTGACAACCGGGTCCGGTACAGGGTAGTAAAGATCCTGAAAGGATACGGGACCCGGGTTCAAAAGTCCGTATTTGAATGTGCAAATATGACCGAATACAAATTCATGAAAATGCAGTCGGATCTGGAGGAGATCATTGACCATGGTGAGGATACCATCCGCTATTACCCGCTTTGCAAACATTGCGTAGGCCAGGTGGAATTCTCCGGCACCGGGAATCCGCCCAATACACGGGCCTATTCGGTGTTATGA
- the cas10 gene encoding type III-A CRISPR-associated protein Cas10/Csm1: MNKTTLKIAMAAFFHDLGKFIDPKVLELPAGYADENAGAFLPSFDGKYSHWHALYTAGFIEKTSKHLPAELNTGNFGDGDAFIRLAAAHHDPSSAMEWIVALADRISSGMDRKTFDKESMQSVQIKDYKTTRLLPVFEHMTLADAPESLTAEKCRFRYPLKPLTAESIFPIQQKNDSPANRASATAEYQDLTKDFLAQMGRLAHAETDTALWFEHFDSLVKEYTWAIPAARVGKVIPDVSLYDHLRTSAAIATAMYLFHADSHTLEPRAVQNIDDEKFLLISGSFSGIQNFIFSSGGESAKYRSKILRGRSFYVSLLSDLAAQLLCRKIGLPHTAVMFNAGGRFTLLAPNTESAADALVAAEKEINDWLVARTYGETSMIFSSVTAKSRDFESTHFSALWERLVNAGDEKKYSKLDLAAYGGAVEDYLDKFCNDLSSALCPLCGKRPAERDVAVHDIPCCALCRDHVFLGENLVKHPYVLITEKNADFPGKRLFDPVFEQFQLYFSTTDPARTTRSRTILKYWCLDVGQADTDFARVTGRQLNGYVPIYSDTEEGEDAEPGMPKTLNDLATSAATNGQGVEALGVLKADVDNLGLLMACGLRKHLYTVSRMASLSRQLDHFFSLFLPDFLSNSEKFQNIYTVFAGGDDLFLIGPWNRIIELSTVLENKFKAYVCQNPEITFSAGISLHKPHTPINTLAKASEDALEKSKHGGRKRITLFEHTVTWPVFKALDAVRDELYQWTADQWISLVFLYRINFFIAMAEEEKLLFTSSQEGIPLDRMNCTQWRAKLAYSLERSALPGIDPGQRKERLNHVREKMAMWLTVYGGDLRIALWVLQYSLRKESKNG, encoded by the coding sequence ATGAACAAAACCACATTAAAAATAGCCATGGCTGCTTTTTTCCATGACCTGGGGAAATTTATTGACCCCAAGGTACTGGAATTACCAGCAGGATATGCCGACGAGAATGCGGGCGCTTTCCTGCCGTCATTTGATGGAAAGTATTCCCACTGGCATGCCCTGTACACAGCCGGGTTCATTGAAAAAACATCGAAACATCTTCCTGCTGAACTCAACACCGGGAACTTTGGAGATGGTGATGCATTTATCAGGCTGGCTGCCGCCCACCATGACCCCTCATCAGCCATGGAATGGATTGTGGCTCTGGCGGATCGCATCAGCAGCGGCATGGACAGAAAAACCTTTGACAAGGAGAGCATGCAATCTGTCCAAATCAAGGATTATAAGACAACCCGGCTTTTACCTGTGTTTGAACATATGACCCTGGCTGATGCCCCTGAATCCCTGACAGCAGAAAAATGCAGGTTCAGATATCCGTTGAAACCTCTGACGGCCGAATCTATTTTTCCGATTCAACAGAAAAATGATTCACCGGCAAACCGTGCATCCGCCACTGCCGAATATCAGGATCTCACAAAAGACTTTCTCGCGCAGATGGGCAGACTGGCTCACGCGGAAACCGACACAGCGCTTTGGTTTGAACATTTTGATTCCCTGGTCAAGGAATATACCTGGGCCATTCCTGCCGCACGGGTGGGAAAAGTGATACCGGATGTTTCCCTGTATGACCATTTAAGGACATCTGCGGCAATTGCCACAGCAATGTACCTGTTTCATGCAGATTCCCATACATTGGAACCCCGGGCCGTTCAAAATATCGACGATGAGAAGTTTTTGCTGATTTCCGGCAGTTTCAGCGGCATTCAGAACTTTATTTTTTCCAGCGGCGGGGAGTCTGCCAAATACCGGTCAAAAATACTGAGGGGCCGTTCGTTTTATGTTTCCCTTCTTTCAGATCTTGCCGCACAGCTTTTATGCAGAAAAATTGGCCTGCCCCATACCGCTGTGATGTTTAATGCCGGCGGGCGGTTTACCCTGCTGGCCCCGAACACGGAGAGTGCTGCTGACGCTCTTGTTGCTGCTGAAAAAGAGATCAACGATTGGTTGGTAGCACGAACTTATGGTGAAACCAGCATGATCTTTTCATCTGTCACCGCAAAAAGCCGCGACTTTGAATCTACCCATTTCTCAGCATTGTGGGAACGGCTGGTAAACGCAGGGGATGAAAAAAAATATTCAAAACTGGATCTGGCCGCCTATGGTGGGGCAGTTGAAGATTATCTGGACAAATTCTGCAATGATCTGTCTTCCGCGCTCTGCCCGCTATGCGGCAAACGACCGGCCGAACGTGATGTTGCAGTACATGATATTCCGTGCTGTGCTCTGTGCAGGGATCACGTATTTCTTGGAGAAAACCTGGTGAAACATCCTTATGTTTTGATCACAGAAAAGAATGCTGATTTTCCGGGGAAACGGCTCTTTGATCCGGTTTTTGAGCAATTTCAGCTCTATTTTTCAACGACCGATCCCGCCCGGACCACCAGGTCCCGCACAATACTCAAGTACTGGTGCCTTGATGTCGGACAGGCAGATACTGATTTTGCCAGGGTCACCGGTCGGCAACTTAACGGGTATGTTCCAATATATTCGGATACAGAGGAGGGAGAAGATGCGGAACCGGGTATGCCGAAAACGTTAAACGACCTTGCCACCAGCGCGGCGACAAACGGCCAGGGGGTTGAAGCACTGGGCGTTCTTAAAGCGGATGTGGATAATTTGGGGTTGCTTATGGCATGCGGGTTAAGAAAGCATCTTTACACGGTATCGAGAATGGCCAGTTTAAGCCGGCAACTGGACCACTTTTTCTCGCTTTTTCTGCCGGATTTTTTGTCAAATTCGGAAAAATTTCAAAATATATATACGGTGTTTGCCGGTGGTGATGACCTTTTTCTGATCGGGCCGTGGAATCGTATTATTGAACTGTCCACGGTTCTTGAGAATAAATTCAAGGCGTATGTGTGCCAGAATCCGGAAATAACATTTTCCGCCGGTATCAGCCTGCACAAACCCCACACACCGATCAATACCCTTGCCAAAGCATCGGAAGACGCCCTGGAAAAATCCAAGCATGGCGGCAGAAAACGGATCACCCTGTTCGAACATACCGTGACGTGGCCTGTTTTCAAAGCGCTTGATGCGGTGCGTGACGAACTTTATCAATGGACGGCAGATCAATGGATCAGCCTGGTGTTTCTTTACCGGATCAACTTTTTTATTGCCATGGCAGAAGAGGAGAAACTGCTGTTCACCTCTTCACAAGAAGGAATACCCCTTGACCGGATGAACTGCACCCAGTGGCGCGCCAAACTGGCATATTCCCTGGAGCGAAGTGCTCTGCCCGGCATTGATCCAGGCCAAAGAAAGGAACGTCTGAACCATGTCAGAGAAAAAATGGCCATGTGGCTGACGGTTTACGGCGGTGATCTGAGAATCGCTTTATGGGTTTTACAATACAGCTTAAGAAAGGAGAGTAAAAATGGATAA
- the csm4 gene encoding type III-A CRISPR-associated RAMP protein Csm4 yields the protein MEFYKITIRPDSGFGTSLKGDTLFGHFCWQAAHAPDLLKTDLDTAIEQYARKPFAVFSSAVPTDAAQDAPHCFKRPDIPLDWFMSSEHLSKKEKILATKELKGKKWLKGNADLILDATRTNLAADTDFKDNGLAETGTCAHNTINRMTGTTGKGRFAPFETSVFRFYPNVLLSLFVLIDPKFLDKDHLVKGMSRIGKFGFGRDASTGMGRFTIIDTCPLPLPDLSAGDGLYTLAPCLPEKGRFNQTWFTPFVRFGKHGDLLAGVRQPFKNPVIMADEGAVCVPAETIDTPYIGCAVTNVSKAMPETVVQAYAPVLPIRIGALHENNL from the coding sequence TTGGAATTTTATAAAATAACCATCCGACCGGATTCAGGCTTCGGGACAAGTCTAAAGGGAGATACATTGTTCGGCCACTTCTGCTGGCAGGCGGCCCATGCCCCGGACCTTCTGAAAACAGATCTGGATACGGCCATTGAACAATACGCCCGAAAACCCTTTGCTGTTTTTTCTTCGGCCGTGCCAACGGATGCCGCCCAAGATGCCCCCCACTGTTTTAAACGGCCGGATATTCCGCTGGACTGGTTTATGTCATCTGAACATTTGTCAAAAAAAGAAAAAATCCTGGCGACCAAAGAGCTAAAAGGGAAAAAGTGGCTCAAGGGCAATGCCGATCTGATACTTGATGCCACACGGACAAATCTTGCGGCCGATACTGATTTTAAGGACAATGGGCTGGCTGAAACCGGGACATGCGCTCATAACACAATTAACCGGATGACCGGTACGACCGGTAAAGGTCGATTTGCCCCGTTTGAAACCTCTGTGTTCCGGTTTTATCCCAACGTTCTTCTTTCCTTGTTTGTCCTGATTGATCCAAAATTTCTCGACAAGGACCATCTGGTAAAAGGGATGTCAAGAATCGGAAAGTTTGGTTTTGGACGGGACGCCTCCACCGGCATGGGGCGGTTTACAATTATTGACACCTGTCCGCTTCCCCTGCCTGATCTCTCTGCGGGGGACGGTCTTTATACCCTTGCACCCTGCCTGCCGGAGAAAGGCAGGTTCAATCAAACCTGGTTCACCCCGTTTGTCCGGTTCGGCAAACACGGAGATCTGCTGGCAGGTGTGCGCCAGCCATTTAAAAATCCTGTAATCATGGCTGATGAAGGCGCTGTCTGCGTTCCGGCCGAAACCATTGACACCCCGTACATCGGCTGTGCCGTTACCAATGTATCAAAGGCCATGCCTGAAACTGTTGTGCAGGCGTATGCACCTGTGCTGCCCATCCGTATAGGAGCTCTCCATGAAAACAACCTATAA
- a CDS encoding ATP-binding protein — protein MKKLPVGISNLKEIIEQGYAYVDKSRFVYDLVERGKYYFLARPGRFGKSLFVDTLKEAFEGNKALFQSLWLCDNWDWEKRFPVIHISFAEGVLRNRAELDGKILTILDENQKRLGITCEYQDSISSLFSGVIRKAKEKYGLRTVVLIDEYDKPILDNITEPIIAEEMREGLKNLYSVIKGQDANIQFAFLTGVSKFSKVSLFSGLNNLTDISLDPEYSASCGYSEDELTQVFSNHLKNKSREDIRKWYNGYSWLGEKVYNPFSILNYLRTGAFRNYWFETGTPTFLINLLKKNRYYIPGIENIEASESLIGAFDIDFIEPENLLFQAGYLTIEQGQRVAGKIFYKLRYPNMEVKASLSDYILNRYSHDRVVKEKVQLQIYRAFQENNPDALNTVFQALFSSIPHDWYRKNKLFEYEGYYASVFYCYFTALGLDVTAEDTTSHGRIDMTVRIDGRIYIFEFKVVDVDKSQQTALNQIKQKGYADKYRGITDEIYLIGVEFDRGRRNIIRFEWEQFSQG, from the coding sequence GTGAAAAAACTACCTGTGGGTATCAGCAATTTAAAAGAAATTATTGAACAAGGTTATGCGTATGTGGATAAATCCCGGTTTGTCTATGACCTTGTTGAACGGGGGAAGTACTACTTTCTTGCCCGGCCCGGGCGGTTTGGAAAATCATTGTTTGTTGACACGCTTAAAGAGGCGTTTGAAGGGAATAAAGCGCTTTTTCAAAGCCTGTGGCTGTGTGACAACTGGGACTGGGAAAAGCGGTTTCCCGTGATTCACATCTCCTTTGCCGAGGGCGTGCTTCGGAACAGAGCGGAGTTAGACGGTAAAATTCTAACGATCCTTGATGAAAATCAAAAACGATTAGGCATTACTTGTGAATATCAGGACAGTATCTCCAGTCTGTTCAGTGGGGTTATCCGCAAAGCAAAGGAAAAATACGGCCTTCGTACTGTTGTCCTGATTGATGAATATGACAAACCAATCCTGGATAATATCACTGAACCAATAATCGCCGAAGAGATGAGGGAAGGGCTGAAAAACCTCTATTCGGTCATTAAAGGGCAAGATGCCAATATTCAGTTTGCGTTCCTTACCGGCGTATCCAAATTTTCCAAGGTAAGTCTGTTTTCCGGACTGAACAATTTGACCGATATTTCCCTGGATCCCGAATATTCGGCAAGTTGCGGTTATTCAGAAGATGAGCTGACCCAGGTTTTTTCAAATCATCTGAAAAACAAATCCCGGGAAGATATCCGCAAATGGTACAATGGCTATTCCTGGCTTGGGGAGAAGGTTTATAATCCCTTCAGCATCCTCAATTACCTTCGAACCGGAGCGTTCCGCAACTATTGGTTTGAGACCGGAACACCAACCTTCCTGATCAATCTGCTGAAAAAAAACAGATATTATATCCCGGGTATTGAAAATATCGAGGCGTCTGAATCCTTGATCGGCGCGTTTGATATTGATTTTATCGAACCCGAAAACCTTCTTTTCCAGGCAGGCTATCTTACCATTGAGCAAGGACAAAGAGTGGCGGGCAAGATCTTTTATAAACTCCGGTACCCGAACATGGAAGTCAAAGCCAGTTTATCGGATTATATCCTGAACAGGTATTCTCATGACAGGGTGGTCAAAGAAAAGGTGCAGCTTCAAATTTACCGGGCTTTCCAGGAAAATAATCCGGATGCCCTGAACACGGTTTTTCAGGCGTTGTTCTCTTCCATCCCCCATGACTGGTACCGTAAAAATAAGCTTTTTGAATACGAAGGGTATTATGCGTCGGTCTTTTATTGCTATTTTACGGCGCTTGGCCTGGATGTGACTGCTGAAGATACGACCAGTCACGGCCGTATTGATATGACGGTGCGAATAGACGGCAGAATCTATATCTTTGAATTCAAGGTGGTGGACGTTGATAAATCTCAGCAGACGGCCCTGAACCAGATCAAACAAAAGGGTTATGCAGATAAATACCGGGGAATCACCGATGAAATTTACCTGATCGGTGTGGAATTCGACCGGGGCCGGCGCAATATTATCCGGTTTGAATGGGAACAATTTTCGCAAGGATAA
- the csm3 gene encoding type III-A CRISPR-associated RAMP protein Csm3, whose protein sequence is MKLVDIKEITGTIQLKSGLHIGAGDTEMRIGGTDNPVVKHPHTNEPYIPGSSLKGKTRSLLELSSGLMGRTGGAPLGIKDYKKLDGVDKATCKAILSLFGASGADADEKNEIGVTRLSFADAPLSENWKEKALAGHLAFTEVKSENSINRITGTARDPRFTERVPAETEFSFSISLKVLQGDEGLEDLLFKGLKLLEQDALGGSGSRGYGKIKFSFDQPEIQEKFNNASPLI, encoded by the coding sequence ATGAAACTTGTGGATATAAAGGAAATTACCGGCACCATTCAGTTGAAAAGCGGACTCCACATCGGCGCAGGTGACACGGAAATGCGTATCGGCGGCACAGACAATCCTGTTGTGAAACATCCCCACACCAATGAACCCTATATCCCGGGGTCTTCCCTGAAAGGCAAAACCCGATCGCTTCTTGAACTCTCCTCAGGGCTTATGGGAAGGACCGGCGGGGCACCTCTGGGTATAAAAGATTATAAAAAGCTTGATGGCGTGGACAAAGCAACCTGTAAAGCCATTCTCTCCCTGTTTGGCGCCAGCGGGGCCGATGCTGATGAAAAAAATGAAATCGGCGTGACCCGTCTCTCCTTTGCCGATGCCCCGTTAAGTGAAAATTGGAAGGAAAAAGCGCTGGCAGGTCATCTTGCGTTCACTGAAGTGAAATCTGAAAATTCAATCAACCGTATCACGGGAACGGCCCGAGACCCCAGATTCACGGAGCGGGTACCGGCTGAAACGGAATTCAGCTTTTCAATTTCCCTGAAAGTACTGCAGGGGGACGAAGGGCTTGAAGACCTTTTATTTAAAGGGCTGAAACTGCTGGAGCAGGATGCGCTCGGCGGTTCGGGCAGCCGGGGGTATGGTAAAATTAAATTCTCGTTCGACCAGCCGGAAATACAGGAAAAATTTAATAACGCATCCCCTTTGATTTAG